The sequence below is a genomic window from Babesia bigemina genome assembly Bbig001, chromosome : II.
TTCACCGCCTCCACAGTGTCGGTGTGATCCTCCAGAAATGATGCGGATATACTTTTCTTAGTTAGTCCCACGAAGTACAGAGATCCATCGTATAACCCCGCCACAGCGAGCTGTACAGTATCGTGGCAGTCGACGCAAGTCACTGAATCTTTGCCAAGTGGAACGTCGCTCACGCTGCCCACGGTGCCGTTAGAATAACGTACAATGTTGAGGTGCCCGTCATCACCTCCCAACACGGCCAACGCATTGTCACCGTACATACATAACTTGCCGCAGGAGTTGGTGTCGGTTGTATTCACGCAAGCCGTCGTCTGCAATTGCGGGTCCCAAATGTACACGGTGTGGCCTGAGCCACCAAACATCACGGCGCTAGAGTCGCCTAGCCACGAAATCCATTCAATGCCGTCAGTGGGCCCGTTAACCGTGCACATGTGATCATACTTCGTACCGACCGTGCTGTAAACCAAAAAGCAGCCATCCATGCAGCCGAGCGACAGATAAGCGCCATTGGGGGAATATGCGCAGCAACTCACGGTCTCTTCGAAAGGACCCAGCAAGGTTTGTTGAGCCTCGCTTCCTTCTGCGAACTTTCGAAACTATGACTGGCAAAACAAACCGTCCTGTGATGATAAGTCGACTATCGTACACGTGTCGTCGCACGAACCGACCGCAACGTGAGCCACCTCCGGAAAAGCTGGATGTACCGACAAAGAAATCAATTCAGCCTTGAATTCCTTTCTCCAGCACTCGTATGTAGTGTCTAATGGCTGGTCAGAGTCGGAATCATCGTCTATGACGCAGCCCGGTTTGAGGTGAAAGACATCATCTTCCTCCGCATCCTTCTCGGCAAAATCGTCCAGATTTTTCACCCACATTCTGTAAATGGCAATGTGTCAAAAACAGTTAATAATGTTATGACGGCCTGCGGCAGTCAGCCCGTCGGCGGGCTTACCGCGGCCGGATAAGCACAGAAAACGGAAACCATTCGGGGTTTTCGTTGCACATTATAACACATAGCGTCGTAGACATGGTTCTTGACGGGCTATCGGAGCTGCAAAGCCTCAGTGCATCATCGAAGGTTGCACAAATTCTCAAAAATCACCTCGATCTCGACAATTCGGTACGTGGAAGCGAATGACTGTCACATAATACCAGGACCTTGTGGAGTTCATTATTCACCTAGCTAAGAAGGCAAAGAGTGCCGCCGATTTCAACCGACTGCTTGATGAAAATGAAGCTGAGATGCCGACTGCCCTCGGAGAACAACTTTTTAACGTCGTGAGAACTCTGGACCCTCCCAAGAAGAATAAAGGTATGCCAACGTATCAATTAGAGACCTATAGAACCCATTCAGAAACGTGGGACGACATAATAGCCGCGGAAAATGACGAACGACTTAACTTCCCTGCACTCTCCATGAGGAACAGCGACATCAAAAATGACAGCAGGCACAAAATTGAAGTCAAGAAAGAGGTAGGCGCGCATCTACCGTTACGTTGCAACTTCAAATAGGGGGAACTGTCAGACTGGGCCAAAGAACTGTTGAAGCAGGAGACAGGTCAAGCATATGAGGACGACAGGGAGAGAGACAGTCGAAGAAATCGGGATGTACAGCGTGATAGGGAAAGGGATGGTCGCATAAGAGGCGAAAATGTACGTGTGAAGGATGACAGGGGTTCCCGTAATGACTATAAGGAAGGCTATAGAAGGGATAGCTACCGTTCACGAGCTGATGACAGAGATCGGCGATATCGCAGCCATGAGAGGAGAAGCAGGAGTAGCAGCGGGGAGCGCACGCCTACAATAGACATTAAAGGCCAAGTATTTCTTGGCAGGGTAAATAGGATCATGGAATATGGTGCATTTGTTTCGTTTCGTACCAAAACTGGGAGGCATGTTGGCCTCCTACACGTATCTGAAATACTTCCGGGTAAACGCCGACTTCTGGACGTAAGAGAGGTTTTAAAAGAAAATATGGAAGTGTATGTCAAGGTCGTTGCGGTCAACGGTGACAAAGTGAATCTGTCAATGAAAACCGTGGACCAGCATACCGGTAAAGAGGATTCCAGCCGAACGACATCTTCTATAAGTGAGGACACTCAAATCAGGCGTGTTCACACGACTATGATGGGAGAATCAACCAATGCCCCTTTGAACAGTTATGCGCACGGCGTTGAGGGCAGAAAGCGGCGTATGGTCACCGATCTTGAGAAATGGGAACAACAACAGTTAATTAACAGCGGCGTTCTAACGAAAGGAGAACGCATGGGCATGAATTTAAATGCAGATCGCGATGCCAtagaggaggaggaagaagtTGAAATTGAAATTAATGAAGCGTGTCCCACCTTCCTCAAAGGTCAAACGAGACGTTCAGGTACTGTTCGTGACGTACGATTAACTAAAAACACCTATAGGCATCGAACTCTCTCCAATTAAAATTGTATCAAACCCAGAAGGCTCGCTTGCCAGGGCTATAACCACAAGCTCGACAATCGCAAGAGAACGAAGGGATGCTGAAAGAGCGCAGGAGGACCGTCACATTATAGAAGCCCGTCGCGACGATGCAACTGCAGAAGGTTTAAACTTGCGCCAGGGGGGTAGTAGCACCGCACAGTTCATGATGGAATTGCAAAAGGCCAATAGTATGCATAAGAGGGAACACGCTCCGGGTGATAGAGGCCAACAAAAACAAACAACTCTGGTGTCAATTAAGGATCAAAGAGAGTCGCTACCAATTTTTAGTTTTAGGGAAGATCTATTGCAGGCCGTGCGTGAAAATGACGTCCTCGTCGTAGTGGGTGAAACCGGAAGCGGAAAGAGTACACAGATACCACAATATCTTGCGGAAAGTGGGTACAATTGTGGGCAAAACGGCAGCGTCAGAGTCATCGGGTGTACTCAGCCAAGACGGGTAGCCGCGATCTCTGTGGCAAAGCGCGTAGCTGAGGAAGTTGGTTGCAGGCTGGGTCAAGAGGTCGGATACTGTATTCGGTTTGAGGATTGTACAACGAAGGACACCATGATCAAGTTCATGACTGACGGTATGCTATTGCGAGAGGTGCTTCAGGACCCCATGCTTGAGCGATACTCTTGCATCATGCTTGACGAGGCACATGAACGCACCATAGCTACTGATGTCTTGTTCGCACTGCTCAAGGTGGGTTAGCTTGTGCGTAATCCGCACCTTACATGCTCTATACGCATAAATCGACCGCTGATAAGCAGTGTGTAAGAAATCACAGCACGCTGCATAGGTACCGGTCGTATATTAACGAATGCCAATTGTGTTTAATGCTATGTATAAAGGTATAATTGGCTACATTACACTTTAGGAATGCTGCGCAAATCGAAATGACTTCAAACTCATCGTCACTTCGGCAACACTGGAAGCAGAAAAGTTTTCTGCGTACTTCAACGACTCTAGCATATTTTCAATACCCGGTAGGATGTTCCCAGTGGAGATTCTGCATACCAAGGAGCAAGAGAGTGACTATGTAGAGGCCTCTTTGATCACTGTGCTGAATATCCATTTAAACGAACCTGCTGGAGACATATTGCTTTTCCTTACAGGGCAGGAAGAGATCGACGTTGCGTGTAGGACACTGCATGAACGTATGAAGAGGCTTGAGTCAATGTCGCCACCACCTTTGATCATTTTGCCTGTATATGCAGCTCTGCCGGGGGAAATGCAAAGCGCAATCTTCGAACCAACGCCCCCTGGTTGCAGGAAGTGTGTCATTGCGACTAATATAGCAGAGGCATCGCTTACCATAGATGGTGAGTTCGTGCGTGCATTTACGATCTACTAATCGAATTGCAGGCATATTCTACGTCATCGACCCTGGTTTCGCCAAAGTGAAGAGGTATAACCCCAGAACGGGCATGGAATCTCTGGTGGTCGTGCCCATATCGCAAGCCAGCGCAAAACAGAGATCTGGAAGGGCAGGGAGAACTGGCCCCGGAAAGTGCTACCGACTGTATACGGAGGATTCATACAGGTCAGAAATGCTTCCGACGGCCATTCCAGAAATCCAACGTACAAATCTTGCCAACGTCGTCATCCTACTCAAGGCAATGGGAATCAACGACTTTTTGAATTTTGATTTCATGGATAAACCCCCTGTCGAAACTTTAATCGACGCATTGGACAATCTCTACCACCTAGGTGCCCTAGACGACGAAGGGCTGCTAACAAGACTTGGACGAAAAATGGCCGAGTTTCCCATGGACCCTAACATGGCAAAAATGCTCCTGACGTCAATCGATATGGGGTGTTCGGATGAAATAATCACCATTGTTTCAATGTTGTCCATTCAGAACATCTTTTATCGGCCGCAGGACAAACAGGCGCAAGCGGACAGGGCTAAATCGCGATTCACACAAGCCGAAGGGGACCATCTTACATTATTGGAGGTCTACAACCAGTGGAGGAGAAACAAATTCTCGTCTTTGTGGTGCCACGAAAATTTCCTACAGGTTGGTCCCCTTTTGCGTATCACACAGAAATTCAGTCACGTGCGTTGTTGCGGGCACAAGAAGTACGCAAACAACTTATATCAATTATGGACAGATACAATTTCAAGGTGACATCGTGCGGCAACGATCCAGAGAAGGTTGCCAAGTCTGTCTGCGCAGGGTTCTTCCACCACTCGGCCCGCAGGGACCCGCAGGAGGGGTATCGCACCATCCTGGATCAGCAGAACGTTTTTATACACCCATCGTCAGCTCTGTACAACAGATCACCGGAGTACGTTGTGTACCACGAGCTGGTTATGACCACAAAGGAGTACATGCGGGACCTCACAACAGTCAAGGCGCAATGGCTCCTCGAACTGGCGCCATCCATGTTCAAGAAGTGCGAAGGCGTTAGTAAGGCTAAGATGGGCCAAAAAATCGAGCCGTTGCACAACAAGTTCGAGGAGAAGGACGCGTGGAGACTCTCCAAGCGCAGAGGGTAATAGCCACTCCACAGACGCCATGCTAAATGAGCAACGTAAACACCGATATATTTGTATATTATGTTGTTCTGTTATGACTACATGCGCTCTACCTCCTCACATCGTCGTGTATCGTCTCGGGTAGCTCACCGACTACCGAAATCGCGTAACAACCAGGAATCACATCGCCTGCGAGCATTATCTACCGCACACGCGACGGACACCTTGAGGTGCCGTGGACTCACCTAAATTGTTGAAACGCGCAGCCCACGATTTTTGAGGGTCCATAATGGATATGAGTCCACTGAAGTTTGAACTTGTGCAATCCAACGTGCGCCTCCGGTCCCCATCCATCTGGAGGAAGGCGCAGTTCCCGCAACCACGCTCAAAAAACTGCACAGCGTTTTTTCTGATTTGGTAAACGTTTGCACCGCAAACTGTATTAGCTAACCTGGTCCTCACTCATTATCAGGCGGCATGAAATGCAGGCCCGAAGCTTGAATATAGTACTTTCGCCTTCTTGGCGCTGGCGGTGGGTCCGTCTACAAGGATGTTAGAAACTCAACGCATACAGTATAGAGCCAGCATACGCCGGTTCACGGTTATAAGAAGGTGATTCGGTCAACATACCGTGGTACGAAATCGAATTTCCCGCCGTTCAGGTCCTCATACTCATCCTCTTCGTCCTCCTTGTCCAAATGATCGGACTCGAACATATCTAGCGCCAATATAAAACGTTGCATTTTACACTTACCTTTGCGTGCCATGGCTACCCAGTAGGACGCCGTGAATTGGTCACTGATGCAACCCGAATCGTGGCTAATGTGAGCATCCACACAACGCTGCGACACGGCTCATGGGTGATAACAACCAACGGTATAACACCTATATTTTACCTATACCTATATGACCGTAATTACAGGGATGACAACTGCTCTTCCGGAGCGCTGATGTGTGACTAAGTGGTTTCCAGCAAGAAGGCATTAGCAACGGAAGCGAACGCGATCGTTCCTTAATCTTCTATAAGCATGCCAAAAGCTCATTTAGATCATATTGGCATCAATAATACGTAGTTGTCCGTTTTAGATGCAACACCTATCAAAAATGGCCAACGAGAGCTCCAGTGGAAGACGCGGCGTGTCGCTGGGCCTTAATGAGAAGGTCTTCCGCGCTAACAGGAGCATGGTGGTGCCCAGCTCAAACCTTTATGAGGCAAACGGAGGAGATTCCATGTTTGTAGAGCGCGAAATCGTGGTGGAATCTCACGTTCCTCTTGTGCAAGACAACTGGGAAACAACCTGGTCGACGTTCGACCATATAGAAGCCGCAATTGAGCGATCCATCCATTGCAGCACACAGCCATACGTTAGTATACTGGATGATGCTCTGGGAGAAGTGGCAAAACTCGAAAAACAAAGGGCAGCTAAGGAACTGGAAAAGCAAATGGAAGCTAAAGCATTGCAAGAACAGCAAGATAAGAAGCTAGCGCAACAGAAGACTGAATGTACGAATAAAAACCAGTCAGATGCCACTTCGAACCCTCATGTGGGTTGTTCGAAATCCAAATCGCATGTAGAAGCGGGACCAGCAAGCAGCCACGCTGCCGTGGCTAACGCATCACTTCAAGCAACTAAGGGAGGTATTCATACGACTACTGCAGGCAGTAAGAGCGCAATTAAAACGGCGGGTACGACTTCGAAATACGAAAAGGAGAGAGACGCCGCTGACGTCACTCAAGCGGACTATGTTCCCCGTAATTCGTACACCAAGCAAATCGACGACTACGAGGCAGAGCACGAGCAAATCAAGATTGAGTACGATGTGTTTGTGCAGAACAGTGATCCTGCGGTGAAATCAATCAGGTTGGACGTCGCAAAGGCAGTAAACAGAACTGTTAACACACTGGCAAGCACGCAAAAGCAAGTGGATCATTCGTACACAACCCTACTCAACATACGGAATCAGTATGCGAATGAGCCTGGAGTTGCCACGTTCGTAATATTCAGAGTTATTGAAGCTGTGCTTGACTGCTGTGAACCTGGGTGTCAAATGTACCTCAACCCAAAGGCTGCATGGCCATCGGCACATCTCATCCGGGGAGTAATGGCGATGAAGTCAGAATGCAGGGCCATATATTACGCGTTGATAAAAAAGCGTTGTCCTTACGTCATACCGAGACTctacctaagcagcaacaCTAGCAGACTGGAGGCGCTCCATCGATATTCGAAAGACAACAGTAGCACCTATTTCAAAAGGCAAATGGCTCTTTTGAGGCTACATATTGCAGTTTTGGTGGTAACAAAGGACAGAGAGGGCCTCTGGGCATGGTTTGCAGGCTTCATTAATGCGTCTTCCAAACCAGTCTTCAAGCTTCCGTTATCGGGTGTGCTAGTCACTGCAATGCGTACTGCGGGCCATTTCTGCTTGGCATCATACAAAGAGCAGTTCAGAAAGGTATGTTTAACTGCATAGCGAACGCAAACGCGTAATTGTGCCAAACGCGGTCATTTAATCACATAAACTGACCCTGTCGCAGGTGCTTTCATTgtgcggtgacatggtcaagaAGGGTCAATTCAAGGTACAAAATTGCGAGGCCGCGGGCATGTACCATGAACAGCTATCGCACTTTTTTGAAGAATACCGGTTGGTTCGATAGTTTCGATTACCATCGTTGCTCAGCAAAAAGGGAACTCTGGAGAAGCCTGATGGATTCGAAATGAAGCGTCAAGAGGAAGACCTGCGACGGGACATCTGAGCCTGTAAAGGCCAGGCCGATGTACTACAGGTGCACACTTTGGGATGCTAAGTTAATCTAAGCATCCAATGAAGTTCACAACTAGGACGGTGCAATGCCTAAGTTACACAAGTGCATTAACCTATGCGTTCAagtccatctcatcgcaaACTTATGCCACTTCTCAGACAATGTGGCGGTCCAAGCCGAGGCAGAAGTCTCAACCAGAGAATTAACGTGCTGGCGCAAGTCATAGTCTCGATGTTCTGTAAGCATGAACTTAGATTCCATCTCGACCATTGCACTAAGATTCACGTTTTTCAAATTGCTATCGACCAATATGTATAACAGCATGATAATCAACTTTGCATGGCGGCGCAATATCGTGAACACAAGATAGAATCGTTCCTTGAAACGGTGGTAGAAGTAAGAATTGTGCCCTCCCAGAAATTCTAACAACTCAGGCGATAATTTAAAGGGAGGGGCAGAAAACGGTTTCGGGTCTGACCCCAACACATACCCGTAGTCTACATGTACCACGTGACCGCTGCGGCTCACTATCAGATTGTCGTTGTGGCGATCCCCGATTCCCAAAAGGTACGTCAACGCGCTGTAAGAGGCCAGACTGCCGACGAAGTTCAGGCgtttggtcagcgcgtCTACAAGTGACGGGTTATCACCTAAAACATACGCTTCGACGCTGCCGTGATCAGCCATAACAGCAGAAAGCGACTTCGTTTCCATCAAAAACTCCACGAAACCGTCCCTGGAACTCGTCGGGGTTACCTCATAGCTTTTTATATACGACTCCACGCCATGACGCCTCAGGAGAACGTCCGCGACCTTGACGATCTGTTGGCACAATTGATCCAAACGAAGGTCATCACTGTTTTTGAACATCACGTATCTCATATGCAAGTGTCCCTCCCTTTGTGAAGAAATTTTTGTTCCCGTGTGCTCTGCTAAGGAACTAGCGCTATCCAGTCCTTGCTGAGCAGCTGCAATATCGGACACGTAGAACGCCAAAAGAAGGGGGTCGTGACTCGTTTTGACGACGCTGCAGCGACCTGTGTCAATGGATCGTATCCAAAATGATGGGTTGCTGAATAAAGGTAGCTGTACATTGAACCTAACGTTCGCATCAGATCCCATGCAAGTTCCCAAGCCGTGGAAAAGCTCACGCACGTCTTCGCTTTGAAGCGCTCCAGCCAAGGTGGCGCTTCTCCCAGTGTGACCATGCGAAGTCGATTTCAACTGTTGCATGAGAAAATTTAAGCGCTGTCGCAACAGGCGCTGAGACTTTATAGCGTGAAATACGCCTTGACTTTCACCACCTGCCTGAATCACGCCGAGAAAATGGGTCATCTCATGCGATGGGCGTGTAATTGGCTTATCCCAGCTCTCCAGCGCCCAATACATCCTGATAGCTATTTCGTGGTCAGTGCGACATGCTTCTATCAAGTGGTGAATAACCCTGCGCGATCCTGGGGCAACGACCAGCTGAGGTAAGAACCGAACCAACTTTTTCGTCGTATACTTCCTAATCAACAGATCACATGCGTACTCCTGCACCTCTTTAGGCACATGAGGCGGGGCAAAGTCGCGTGAAACAAGCTCCAGAAGCGTGCCTAAACAAGGTTCTTGCCACGCATACATAGCTCGTATCGCGGCATAACACTCTGTTGGCGAGCTCCAGTCAACAAAACGGAGGAAGGTGCTCAACGCACTTCCTGACAAGGACATGAGCCGCTGGTACCGCCACACCAACTCGTTTATCTTCCGGTAACCGATGCGACCACGCGATCCAGTCACATCAAAAGTGTCCAATGTTCCTGGGGCACTACTTACACTGTATAGGGGCGTGGATAACAAGCATTTCAGAAACGATATATCTGGTGGCTCCGGAAAGAAGGAAAGCCCGCCACCAGGGACGAACATCCTGCTGTTAATACTCAAAGTTTCGGCCATCATGGGGCAAATCATATATTGGTCCCTGTAAAAAGCTGGGGCTTGGATGAATCCCAGAACTGTAGGCATTCCACATACGGGGGCATTGTCAATAATATGCGTCATACGAACTATCCTTCGTATTGTATTTTCTTCGCATCCCTGGCCAAGGTAGATACTTCCCACGCGACGACGCCAAACACGATTCCTATAGCGCTGGTCATCTGTAGCAAATAAACGTTCCAACTTCGACATGTTGGCACAACCTGGAGAGAGCGTTCGGTCACTACTGTAACGATCGGACAGCCAACCGGGCGCATGCGATAACTGTGTACGCTTGCCCCCCGAATGTAGCATCATATGAAGAGTAGAAAAGGCGGTACACCGGTTGGCTGATACAAATTTATCCACTTGAACTACACCCACTGTCAATATGGCTCTCGGAATCCCTTCTGCACAGCGCTCAATGGCAATGCTCCCCGAAAAGGCAAGAACCTGCAAGTAAAAGTACATAAGATAGCGATATGGTCCCATGTGAGACATATTTATGAGAGAGTTGTTGCGGTAAATGAAGGAAATGATGCGTTTTAAATCCTCGCATATCCTGGTGAGGTGGGATGCGCAAACGCGACGTTGGGCggggctgcagcagcaagaaTGGATGTTACAAACTTCATTTTGCTCCGTCAGTGGGGATTCGCGAGCATAAAACATGTCTACGTAACCGTTCACGGAACTGTTTCTTGGCGTTATGTCCAATTGCGACTTCGCGAATAGCAGACCAGCCATAAAAATCTCGCTTCGCAGGACGAGATTTGAGCACTGTTTGTACCGCCAATTAGGAGTCTGGAATCGTAGAAATGTGTCTATATGGACAATAATTGGAACCTTTATTCGGTCATGTTGTCGTGCATGCCACTTGCGGCGCCGCTGTCGATGACGCCGAAATAGGCTTTTAACTGCTGGTTTGGCAAATTCCTCATTATCACACTTTCTTCCAAACTTAAAACCAGACATCAACTTTGTCAACTCGGCATACCAACACTCTTCGGTCGAAGATCCCTCCATAACGGAGGCTGCGACGAGGCATTTTAAATGCCTCCGCAGCCTGAATTCGCAACTCTTACCTGCGTAACGTCGGAGTGAACAGCAATAAGCGCTGTGTTTTCCAAAGATTGGCGATTTTGAACCTCTGCTGTACGTATTGCGGTGCTTCACTCGATGGTACCTCGGTGCATCAATACCGGGATATACGTCGTGATAGCCTGTAAGCTGGTTACGATTGAGACACACAGTCACTGTATCCGATATAGCTTCACCATTTTCGTGTAGGGAACACCGGAGCTGTATGTCGGCCTGGCGTGGGTCCACAGGACACTGGCGACTAGGGTCTGATATCCCCTCCTGGTCTGCAATCTCACATGGCAGCAGGGCCGAGTTGTCGGCCGCAGTATTACGCCTCTCACTCCCATAGTCTTCACATAAAAAGGCCAAGGAACCTAGCGAAACTACTAATTCGTGCAAGCCAAATTTGTGGAAATGCAGCCTGGGGTCTGGAGGAACCAAATCCTGTATCAAACCAGCCAAATGGCATCTGGACACATGGTTTTCGTATTtcatcacatcgctacGATCCGACGACAAATGCGATATCCCTCAATACAAATTAGCAGCGCCCGGGAAGACAGTCTTCCAACCTTTGCATTGTCAGCTTCGCTGCGATAGCCTTTATACTGCTCGATTCTTTGTACTACATTTAAAAATACTACGTGTACGTCCGATTGCAACACGAACCCTTCGGTAATACGGCACCTTCCGTTGTCGAAGGAGCGCCATCGACTATGTGTGTAGAATGTATGCTATGCCATGTCGGCTATGTAAACCGTATGGTCTCCCAGGATGATTGCCGTGGTATAGCTTAATCGCGTACTATCGTAATATATTGATGTGTGGGACCCTGTAGGCTTCCGCGCCCGTAAATCTCAGTTGAGTACATGGAAAGTCGCTAGGTTATGTGTCCTTCCAACGCGACACAAAATCGCAGTATCGCACATTCTTGGCTATGTCTTACATAATAGGGTTGGCTCGCACCCCTTTCTCGCCCGTTTTGGGAGCACTGGTGGAGGAATCCAGTATCGCGCTAGGTAGGTCAGCAACTGTTACGTCTTGACGTATACATAGGAGCAACAGCACTTAATGGGGCGTTAAGCCGCAGTCTTACGTCGCGCAATCGCATAGACCGTCTTGTGTTGAGCCAAGTTTTTTCCGCCGGTGCAGGGTCGTCACCAGCAAGACAGATTTCAATCAATACGGGTAGGTGTTTCCTCTTAAGGCTGGCATATTATGCATCAATCTGATAGCGTAGTCCGGTTTCTAAGAGTTTATTATGATACGGTAGGGCTGCCCAGCTCCACTCGATGTTTCCAAACAAGCCAGCTATGCACAAGCGGCCTGAAAGCCATCAGTATTGCAAAAGACGCGCTGGATCTCCGCAAGTCACAACTAACGTCCGTAGTGGGAGCAGAAAGCACCTCACAAGCGCCTTTCCTTCTCACGTAAGTTCCACATTGACGCAAGCGTATAAACATGCAGGAAGGCTAGAGCAGGTGGGTACGGGGTCGGAGACGACGTACTGGTGGACTCCGTAACATCTGACGGGTTCACGAAAATGGGCATCGACGTGGATAGCTTCACGAAAAACGCACGTATATCGAAATTGGAAATGGTGCAATACGCCGCCGAATCCTTCaggcgtgcagcagcgtgctACAGCGATGGGATAATGCAAATCGAAATCGCTCCTGTAATAGTGAAAAACAGTAGGAGTGACGCGTGCGTGTTTGCAAACGAGTGCAGAGCGATCGGCGGCGCGTGAGGGCGAAGCGTGGATATCACACCCGCATACGAAACTGGTCGAAGATACTTTGCCCAGACATTTTGTACCCAAGCATGCGTCTGCTTCCACAATCAAAACAAAGAGTACCATGGCAGATGGGGCTTGCTCTTTGCtactgtgcgacgacggatTCCTTCGAGAAAGCGGAGCGACCCCCTTCGCACGCATCCTGGATTGCTGCGAGCTGAGCACGGATTCAGACAGGTTCCCCGATGCCTTAACTGATGTTATCAGGGAGTGTAGTCGTCGAGTGAACTCACGAATTGATATTTACGACATCAACGACCAGTACGCATTCCTGCCAATATATGTTGCCAAGGCCCTAAATATCGACCATTCTCGCATCAACGTTCACGGAAGCACCATCGCGATAGGGCACCCCATGGGTAGGTGTTATGATCGTTACCTGTGTCTGGTTAGTCAATGAAAATGTGCAATACGCTACACCGGTGCCAAAAGGTAAATGGCGCAATGGCTTGCCTAGCTTATACAATCTACCCTCAAACTAGTGACACTACCAAAAAATGTCTATGGGGAAATGTACCTCGCATGAATCAAGCCCGTGCTTCCCTTAATTATGAACAGGGAATGTCTTGACGCTACATCTGCGGATTGCATatacatgtcaatcacattCAGCACGTATTCCGCATGGTACAATTCATTAATACAATACATGTTGGGTTCTGGAAACGTTAACGAAATTGTAGGTGCAACAGGAATACGTCAGATTATCTCACTCGTAACAGCACTGCGTTCGCAAGGGTTGCAATACGGATGTGCTGCCGGAGCGAATGCGGTGGGAGATGCTATAGCCGTGATACTGGAAGTGCCTTAATTAACTCCATACATGTTTATACACATTACTGCTTCATCCAAAATGGAACGGGATAAGAACCCGCGGCGCGGCTCGTCGTCCAAATCCACCTTGTACACGCTAACCTCGGGTTCGCTTTCTATAAACCTCATTAACTCAGCCTCAGCATCTACGGAGGGTACGTTTTGCGCAGAGGATACGTCTACCACCAGGAATTTGATAGCAGCGCAATTGCGGTTAATCCGGAAAAACTTAACGGCGGCACTGAAACCGGTCCGATATTTATCATAGGAAGTAACATAGACGATCACATGGACTCCAGAAATCAACGTTGTATCCGTAGCTGCGTCGAGGAAGTTTTCGCTCTCCGGAGGTGTGAAAAA
It includes:
- a CDS encoding thiolase, N-terminal and C-terminal domain containing protein, putative, with the protein product MSYIIGLARTPFSPVLGALVEESSIALGATALNGALSRSLTSRNRIDRLVLSQVFSAGAGSSPARQISINTGLPSSTRCFQTSQLCTSGLKAISIAKDALDLRKSQLTSVVGAESTSQAPFLLTKARAGGYGVGDDVLVDSVTSDGFTKMGIDVDSFTKNARISKLEMVQYAAESFRRAAACYSDGIMQIEIAPVIVKNKRSAAREGEAWISHPHTKLVEDTLPRHFVPKHASASTIKTKSTMADGACSLLLCDDGFLRESGATPFARILDCCELSTDSDRFPDALTDVIRECSRRVNSRIDIYDINDQYAFLPIYVAKALNIDHSRINVHGSTIAIGHPMGRCATGIRQIISLVTALRSQGLQYGCAAGANAVGDAIAVILEVP
- a CDS encoding phosphatidylinositol 3-and 4-kinase domain containing protein, putative, with translation MKYENHVSRCHLAGLIQDLVPPDPRLHFHKFGLHELVVSLGSLAFLCEDYGSERRNTAADNSALLPCEIADQEGISDPSRQCPVDPRQADIQLRCSLHENGEAISDTVTVCLNRNQLTGYHDVYPGIDAPRYHRVKHRNTYSRGSKSPIFGKHSAYCCSLRRYAGKSCEFRLRRHLKCLVAASVMEGSSTEECWYAELTKLMSGFKFGRKCDNEEFAKPAVKSLFRRHRQRRRKWHARQHDRIKVPIIVHIDTFLRFQTPNWRYKQCSNLVLRSEIFMAGLLFAKSQLDITPRNSSVNGYVDMFYARESPLTEQNEVCNIHSCCCSPAQRRVCASHLTRICEDLKRIISFIYRNNSLINMSHMGPYRYLMYFYLQVLAFSGSIAIERCAEGIPRAILTVGVVQVDKFVSANRCTAFSTLHMMLHSGGKRTQLSHAPGWLSDRYSSDRTLSPGCANMSKLERLFATDDQRYRNRVWRRRVGSIYLGQGCEENTIRRIVRMTHIIDNAPVCGMPTVLGFIQAPAFYRDQYMICPMMAETLSINSRMFVPGGGLSFFPEPPDISFLKCLLSTPLYSVSSAPGTLDTFDVTGSRGRIGYRKINELVWRYQRLMSLSGSALSTFLRFVDWSSPTECYAAIRAMYAWQEPCLGTLLELVSRDFAPPHVPKEVQEYACDLLIRKYTTKKLVRFLPQLVVAPGSRRVIHHLIEACRTDHEIAIRMYWALESWDKPITRPSHEMTHFLGVIQAGGESQGVFHAIKSQRLLRQRLNFLMQQLKSTSHGHTGRSATLAGALQSEDVRELFHGLGTCMGSDANVRFNVQLPLFSNPSFWIRSIDTGRCSVVKTSHDPLLLAFYVSDIAAAQQGLDSASSLAEHTGTKISSQREGHLHMRYVMFKNSDDLRLDQLCQQIVKVADVLLRRHGVESYIKSYEVTPTSSRDGFVEFLMETKSLSAVMADHGSVEAYVLGDNPSLVDALTKRLNFVGSLASYSALTYLLGIGDRHNDNLIVSRSGHVVHVDYGYVLGSDPKPFSAPPFKLSPELLEFLGGHNSYFYHRFKERFYLVFTILRRHAKLIIMLLYILVDSNLKNVNLSAMVEMESKFMLTEHRDYDLRQHVNSLVETSASAWTATLSEKWHKFAMRWT